One Rhodospirillales bacterium DNA segment encodes these proteins:
- the rplB gene encoding 50S ribosomal protein L2, with protein sequence MALKQFKPTTPGQRGLVLIDRTGLWKGKPEKTLTEGLRGHGGRNNTGRITARHIGGGHKRRYRLVDFKRTKLDVPAKVERLEYDPNRSAFIALIRYEDGEIAYILAPQRLAVGDAVIAGRAVDVKPGNALPLQNMPVGTIVHNVEMKKGRGGQIARSAGTYAQLIGKDQGYAQLRLNSGELRMVRAECMATVGAVSNPDRQNVKIGKAGRSRWLGVRPSVRGVAMNPIDHPHGGGEGKTSGGRHPVTPWGKPTKGKRTRNNKRTDSLIMRRRHRKK encoded by the coding sequence ATGGCACTGAAACAGTTCAAACCGACGACCCCCGGCCAGCGCGGCTTGGTGCTGATCGACCGCACCGGGTTGTGGAAGGGAAAGCCGGAAAAGACGCTGACCGAGGGTCTGCGTGGCCACGGCGGGCGCAACAACACCGGTCGCATCACCGCCCGTCACATCGGCGGCGGCCACAAGCGGCGCTACCGCCTCGTCGATTTCAAGCGCACGAAGCTGGATGTGCCGGCGAAGGTCGAGCGGCTTGAGTATGATCCCAACCGGAGCGCGTTCATTGCGCTGATCCGTTACGAGGATGGCGAGATCGCCTACATTCTGGCGCCGCAGCGGCTTGCCGTCGGTGACGCCGTCATCGCCGGGCGCGCCGTCGACGTCAAGCCGGGCAACGCGTTGCCGCTGCAGAACATGCCCGTCGGCACGATCGTGCATAACGTCGAGATGAAGAAGGGCCGGGGCGGACAGATCGCCCGCTCGGCCGGAACCTATGCGCAGCTCATCGGCAAGGACCAGGGCTACGCGCAGCTGCGCCTGAACTCGGGCGAACTGCGCATGGTCCGCGCCGAATGCATGGCGACGGTTGGCGCCGTCTCCAACCCGGATCGGCAGAACGTCAAGATCGGCAAGGCGGGCCGGTCGCGATGGCTGGGCGTGCGGCCCAGCGTTCGGGGCGTGGCGATGAACCCGATCGATCACCCGCACGGCGGCGGCGAGGGCAAGACCTCGGGCGGCCGGCATCCGGTGACGCCCTGGGGCAAGCCCACGAAGGGCAAGCGCACACGCAACAACAAGCGGACGGATTCGCTGATCATGCGCCGTCGTCACCGCAAGAAGTAG
- a CDS encoding 50S ribosomal protein L23 translates to MTKPYPKTKVSVGPERAYEIIRRPLITEKATMISEHNQVTFVVALDASKPEIKSAVETLFKVKVKAVNTLRQKGKVKRFRGRPGVRSDIKKAIITLAEGHSIDITTGL, encoded by the coding sequence ATGACCAAGCCTTATCCGAAGACAAAGGTCAGCGTCGGCCCGGAGCGGGCTTACGAGATCATCCGCCGCCCGCTGATCACCGAAAAGGCGACGATGATCTCCGAGCACAACCAGGTCACCTTCGTGGTGGCGCTCGACGCGAGCAAGCCGGAAATCAAGTCGGCCGTCGAGACCTTGTTCAAGGTCAAGGTCAAGGCGGTCAATACCTTGCGCCAGAAAGGGAAGGTTAAGCGATTCCGCGGCCGGCCCGGCGTTCGTTCCGATATCAAGAAGGCGATCATCACGCTCGCTGAAGGGCATTCGATCGACATCACCACCGGGCTTTAG
- the rpsS gene encoding 30S ribosomal protein S19 has protein sequence MPRSVWKGPFIDGYLMKKAEKVRGAKRNEVIRTWSRRSTIIPQFVGLTFGVHNGKKFVPVLVTENMVGHKFGEFSPTRMFHGHSGDKKAKRG, from the coding sequence GTGCCGCGGTCGGTTTGGAAAGGGCCGTTTATCGACGGCTACCTGATGAAGAAGGCGGAGAAGGTTCGGGGCGCCAAGCGCAACGAGGTGATCCGCACGTGGTCGCGCCGGTCGACGATCATTCCGCAGTTCGTCGGACTGACGTTCGGCGTGCATAACGGCAAGAAGTTCGTGCCGGTGCTGGTCACCGAGAACATGGTCGGGCACAAGTTCGGCGAGTTTTCGCCGACACGGATGTTCCACGGCCACTCGGGCGACAAGAAAGCGAAGAGGGGCTGA
- the rplV gene encoding 50S ribosomal protein L22, whose protein sequence is MGKPAFERRLAENEVLCLARNVRTSPRKLNLVAQLIRGKHCGRALAELEFSRKRIALDVRKALQSAIANAENNHQLDVDRLYVAEATVGKALVMKRFTPRARGRAARIEKSFSHLRLVLRERLEVA, encoded by the coding sequence ATGGGTAAACCCGCGTTCGAACGGCGCTTGGCCGAAAACGAGGTTCTGTGTCTGGCACGCAACGTGCGTACCAGCCCGCGCAAACTCAATCTCGTCGCCCAACTAATTCGCGGCAAGCACTGCGGGCGGGCGCTGGCGGAACTTGAGTTCTCGCGCAAGCGGATCGCGCTGGACGTGCGCAAGGCGCTGCAGTCGGCGATCGCCAACGCCGAGAACAATCATCAGCTCGACGTCGACCGGCTTTACGTCGCCGAGGCGACGGTCGGCAAGGCGCTGGTGATGAAGCGGTTCACCCCGCGGGCCCGCGGCCGGGCGGCGCGCATCGAGAAGTCATTTTCCCACTTGCGCCTGGTGTTGCGCGAGCGGCTGGAGGTCGCGTAA